In Paenibacillus sp., the sequence AGACGCCGAACGAGCGGAGCACCGCTTCCCGATCTACCTCGGGGCTGAACTGCTCCGTGCTGATGCCGCGGCCCCAGATCTCCATTTCGGGGAACCCCTTCGTCTTCAAATGATCGAGCGCCGATCGCGAAGGGACGTACACTTTTCGGCAATCCGCGTGAAACCACGACATATACTTCATTAGGACGGGCTCCATCCATTGCAGCTTATAGTAGGCCAAATATTGGTCGAAATGCGTGTGATACGAAGCTACGAGCGGGATGCCGTGCTTGCGGGCGTAGTGGCTGCCGTAAAAGCCGATGTTGAACGGCGTCGCCACATGGATGAGCGTCGGGCGAAACTCCTTCAGCGCCTTCTTCATGTTGAGCGGATTCGGCAGGGCGAACTTGCAATCCGGATACAGCAGGAACGGGACGCTGAACAGCCGCTCCACCGAGCTGGCCTCGGCGGGCAGACGCGCCTCCGCCGTCGGCGCGAACACCTTGCAAGGGACGCCCTGCGATTCCAAGAAGGCCGCCCATCGTCCGAGCGTTTTCGCAACGCCGTTCACTTCAGGCACGTAAGTATCGGTAAACAATGCTACTCTCATCGCCGCGCCTCCTTCGCAGCGGCCCAGGGCCGCAAGGATTCCAATAGTAATATTATATTAAGCGTCTATTATCTCAACGTTATCGGCACGTAAAGAAATCGTTTTGAAAAATTAATATGCGTTTGATACTTCATTTACAAATCTATTTTACAATAATCGCTGTAGCCATAGTTCTGCCGTTTCGGTACAATAAAAGACAGACAGATGGAGGAGGACCTACTGATGTGGAGCCGCATGGTCTCTTGGCTGAAGGAACACGACCAACGCGTGTTTTTCCTTGTGAACCGCAAACTCAATCACGCTTTGGTAGGAAAGCTATGCGAACGGATCACTCATCTGGGCGGAGCTAGGGCCACGATTCTCGCCACTTTGGGGATTTGGATGCTCGCCCCGAAGCCGGTGTCGACCGTCGGCATGCAAGCTTTCATAGCTTTGGCGCTCAGCCATATACCCGTTGCTATCGTGAAGAAGACATATCCGCGTTTGCGCCCTTATCTCGCCCTGCCCGAAACGATCACCTGCAGCAAGCCGTTGAAGGATCATTCCTTCCCTTCCGGGCATACGACGGCGATCTTTTCCGTCATCGCGCCGTTCGTCATCGCCTTCAACTGGATCGGCTTCATTCTGATTCCGGTCGCGATGATCATCGGCATGTCCCGCATGACGCTCGGATTGCATTACCCGTCCGACGTGGCCGCGGGCTGCGTCATCGGCTGCCTCACCGCCGCGGGCACGGTCGCTTTCCTGGGGTAATCTTGCTATCATTTGCATCATAAGCTTATTTCATATATCGTTGACGTACGGTACAGAGGCCATGTAAGGACAGGTGAATTGCCTTGCAGCGAAAGAAGAGGATCTTGATCCTTTCCGAAGGATTCGGAGCCGGGCACACCCAGGCGGCGCACGCGCTCGCCGTCAGCATCAAACGCATGTCCCCCAACGTCCAGACACGGGTGCTCGAGCTCGGGTCGTTCCTGCATCCGACGATTTTCCCAATGATTTTCAGCGCTTACAAAAAGACGGTCACTTCGCAGCCGAAGTTGTACGGCATGATGTACCGTTCTCAATACAAGAAGCGCGTGGGCAAATTTTCGCAGCTGGCGCTGCATCGTATTTTTTACGCGCAGACGGCGCATATCATCCGAACGCTGAAGCCGAACGCGATCGTGTGCACGCATCCGTTCCCGAACATCGTCGTGTCGCGCCTGAAGCGTTCCGCCGGATTGGACGTGCCGCTGTGCACCGTCATCACCGATTACGACGCGCACGGCACATGGATTTCGGCGGAGACGAACCGGTACTTGGTTTCCACCCCCGAGGTGAAAAACAAGCTGATCGCTCAGGGCGTGCCGAGCCGCATCATCCGCGTGACCGGCATCCCGGTGCATCCGAACTTCTGGCAGCAGCAGGACAAAGACCAAGTGCGGGCCGATTTCGGGTTGAAATCGATGCCCACGGTGCTCGTCATGGGCGGCGGATGGGGGCTCATGAAGCAAGAGGAGCTCCTGAAATACATGATCAACTGGCGGGATCGCATCCAGTTCATCTTCGTGCTCGGCAACAATCGGAAGGCGCTCGACGAAATGTCCGCCGACCCGGCGTTCCGGCACGAGAACATCAAGCTGCTCGGTTTTACGCGCGAGGTCGACAAGCTGATGGAAATTTCGGATCTGCTCATCACGAAGCCGGGCGGCATGACGTGCACGGAGGCGCTGGCGAAAGGCTTGCCGATGCTGTTCCACGAGGCGATTCCCGGCCAAGAGGAAGAGAACGCGCAGTACTTCACGAGCAACGGCTTCGGCGAAACGCTGAAATCGGTCGAGACGATCGATTTCTGGTTCAACCGGCTCGTCATGCAGTACGACGAAGTGCTGCAGCGCCGGCGAATGCTGACCCAAATGCTGCAGCGCACGAACCCCGAAGATTGCTCCAAAGCGATACTGCAAATGGTAAATTGACAAAAGAAAGGGCCGCCGGCATCGACGCCGAGCGGCCCTTCGTTATTGCGGCGGAACGGCGCCCGCTCCACGACTATGGGCGCGCGGTGCCGATTTCGTCCGCGCTCTTGACCCTGACCGTCTTCGCCGCCGCCCGGCCGCCTTGAGCCTGCTGCGCGGCTTCCTCCGCGTCGGTCGCCGCGGCGGCTTCCGCGCGCTTCTTCCTCGCCGCGTCCAACTCTTCCCGCCGGCGCGCGATCGCCTTCTCCCCGACGATCACTTCGACCCGGTGAATGTTGACGCCTTGGCTCGAGAACTTCATCTCGTACTCCGTCATCACGTTGTTCGGGACCGTCCCCTGCCCGTGGAGATCGAGCGAAATGTTCCGCATCATCAGCTCCATCTCGGCGAACGAGTTAAGCGAAAACTCGAACAGCGAACGGGAATCCGTCTTGAAGTGGATCTCCCCGTCGTCGTTCAACACCCGCATATATTTCGTCACGAAATTCGAATGCGTGAGCCGCCGGTGCGCATGGCGCGTCTTCGGCCACGGATCGCTGAAATTCAAATAGATGCGCTCGATTTC encodes:
- a CDS encoding glycosyltransferase family 1 protein, with amino-acid sequence MRVALFTDTYVPEVNGVAKTLGRWAAFLESQGVPCKVFAPTAEARLPAEASSVERLFSVPFLLYPDCKFALPNPLNMKKALKEFRPTLIHVATPFNIGFYGSHYARKHGIPLVASYHTHFDQYLAYYKLQWMEPVLMKYMSWFHADCRKVYVPSRSALDHLKTKGFPEMEIWGRGISTEQFSPEVDREAVLRSFGVSPDKFVVLYVGRLAAEKSIDVLLESFRAMPEADRAEMELVVAGDGPLLQELKETVRPEEPIRLLGFVEGRRLSELYAASDVFLFPSATETFGNVVLESMACGTPVIGAGAGGVGDIVRHGETGWLCPPRDAAAFTAALAALKSDAGLRARLGAAGLEYARSQSWDRIFRGLLESYRDVVRESMREAVVL
- a CDS encoding phosphatase PAP2 family protein produces the protein MWSRMVSWLKEHDQRVFFLVNRKLNHALVGKLCERITHLGGARATILATLGIWMLAPKPVSTVGMQAFIALALSHIPVAIVKKTYPRLRPYLALPETITCSKPLKDHSFPSGHTTAIFSVIAPFVIAFNWIGFILIPVAMIIGMSRMTLGLHYPSDVAAGCVIGCLTAAGTVAFLG
- a CDS encoding MGDG synthase family glycosyltransferase, yielding MQRKKRILILSEGFGAGHTQAAHALAVSIKRMSPNVQTRVLELGSFLHPTIFPMIFSAYKKTVTSQPKLYGMMYRSQYKKRVGKFSQLALHRIFYAQTAHIIRTLKPNAIVCTHPFPNIVVSRLKRSAGLDVPLCTVITDYDAHGTWISAETNRYLVSTPEVKNKLIAQGVPSRIIRVTGIPVHPNFWQQQDKDQVRADFGLKSMPTVLVMGGGWGLMKQEELLKYMINWRDRIQFIFVLGNNRKALDEMSADPAFRHENIKLLGFTREVDKLMEISDLLITKPGGMTCTEALAKGLPMLFHEAIPGQEEENAQYFTSNGFGETLKSVETIDFWFNRLVMQYDEVLQRRRMLTQMLQRTNPEDCSKAILQMVN
- the trmB gene encoding tRNA (guanosine(46)-N7)-methyltransferase TrmB, with product MTRLRRRSGTKELLKTMEDRVVLQPSAYRGRWSELFGNDKPIHVELGMGKGRFISLMSLQHPEWNFIGVDMYDELIRKGSEKADETRAQWTEERGQVPPNNLRLVLGNVERLEEMFAPGEIERIYLNFSDPWPKTRHAHRRLTHSNFVTKYMRVLNDDGEIHFKTDSRSLFEFSLNSFAEMELMMRNISLDLHGQGTVPNNVMTEYEMKFSSQGVNIHRVEVIVGEKAIARRREELDAARKKRAEAAAATDAEEAAQQAQGGRAAAKTVRVKSADEIGTARP